GAAACCTGTTCGACGATGGCGACGAGATCAACAGGGAAGAAGGGCGCCTGGTGGCGGAAGAGCAGACCGACGCTATAATAAAATTCGTCGAAGGGGCCGATCTTCTTTGCATGGACGCCCAGTACACCCCGGAGGAATACAGGAACAGGATCGGCTGGGGCCATTCGAGCGTGGACTATTCGTACAACATGTCCAGGGCCGCGGGGGTGAAGGAGCTTGTGCTGTTCCACCACGATCCGGACCGGTCGGACGCGGACCTGCAAAGGATACTAAGCGGCCTGCAGGACCGTTCCTGGAGCCCGGTGAGCGGCGCGGTGCCTGTGCGGCTTGCCCGTGAACGTCTCGTCATCGCCCTGTAATCCCTTGAGAATTCCCACCGGCCATACGGCATGAAAACGGTCGCCTTCCGGATAAGAAGAGTATTCCTTACCGGGCTTCTGGTGAGCATGCCCCTGGTGATCACCATTTTTGTCTTCAAGTTCGTCTTCGAGACGCTGGACAGCCTGCTGGGCCCCGGCGTAACGGCGATCATGCGTCACGGCGGCGCGCCGATACCCGAAGGGGCGATCATCCCCGGCGTGGGGGTGCTCACCACGCTTCTGCTCGTGTTCCTGATCGGCCTTGCCACCACCAACTATCTTGGCCGGAAGCTTTGGGACGTGGCCGAGAAGATTTTCACCGCCATACCGTTCATCCGTCCGGTGTACGTGGCCACAAAGCAGGTGATAGAGACATTCTCCGCCGGAGGGGGCCAGGCTTTCCGCAAGGTGGCGCTGATAGAATATCCGAGAAAAGGGATGTACTCCCTGGCGTTCATCACGGGGCACGTTAAAGGCGAGGTGATGGAAAAGTCCGGAAAGGACCTTGTGATGGTTTTCATCCCCACCACTCCGAACCCGACTTCCGGATTCCTTTTGATGCTGCCGCCGGAAGATGTGACTGAGCTTGACATGCCGGTGGAGGACGGGGTGAAAATGATCGTGTCGTGCGGCCTTGTAACGCCGGAAGTTTATGGTAGTATAGCCGGAAAGAAAAATCCGGAGCCTGGTCTTGGGCCGGATGGATCGCCGCACGGGAGTTAATAGACAGAATGACAGAGAAGTTTCATCTGCAGATCCTTTCAAAAAGAGCCACGGCGCAACAACTAAAGCGCCTTGCGTCTGGATTCAACGGCGAGGAGATAAAGGCCGTGGTGGACGTGAAGCGCGGAGCCATCGCCGCCGGGTGCGAATGGCACTCCGAAGCGCGGGACGTTCTCTTGAAAAGCGGGAGCGACTCGGAGGATCTTTGGGGCGCCCGCGTGAACATCAAGAACGGCGCTATAATCTACAAATCGCAGATCAACGAAGGGCGCGTCGGCTCCGACGGCAACGAACTTGTGGACCAGGAGATACGGTCAGAAGTGGAAACGGTGCTTAAGCAGTATCTGGTGTAGGCGCAGCGCCATTCCCCTTGCTTCCCCTTGGTCGCCTGACCATGGATTCCTGTCCCAAATAGCGAATGAATACCCTACCGCCGGAACCGCCTGTTGACGGCCATGACTATAATCAACTTGCGATAAACGCGTGTCTCTAGCCTCTGCCAATCATTCTTTCGTAGTCGTCATGGGTTCCAATCCACACCCATATAAAATCGGCGCCGTCCTCAACAGCAAGAGCGCGGTATTGAAGTCCGATCCTGGCGGACCAATACTTGCCTGCCTTTTTGAAGTTTAATGATGGATGATCCGGATTTTGCTTTAATGCGGCGAATGCGCGGATGGCGGCCTTTTGAACAGGCTCCGGAAGGCTTTCAAGGCATCGCCAAAACCTGGCGGACGCCTGATGCATTCAAACGCCTTTGAGAAGCCCGGCACGCTTTTCGGCCAAAGCCTCATTTACAAGAAAATCCAGTTTCCCGGAGGCGGAATCGTTTTCAATCCGCTCGTCCCACTCCCTCCAGTCCCGCTCGGTGAACCATTGGCGCAGTTGGGCGTACTCGCCATCCGGCAACCCCTCGATGGCCAACTTGATATCGTCAACCTTCGCCATTTATAGAACCTTTACGCTATGAACACATTCTC
The Nitrospinota bacterium genome window above contains:
- a CDS encoding DUF502 domain-containing protein, with the protein product MKTVAFRIRRVFLTGLLVSMPLVITIFVFKFVFETLDSLLGPGVTAIMRHGGAPIPEGAIIPGVGVLTTLLLVFLIGLATTNYLGRKLWDVAEKIFTAIPFIRPVYVATKQVIETFSAGGGQAFRKVALIEYPRKGMYSLAFITGHVKGEVMEKSGKDLVMVFIPTTPNPTSGFLLMLPPEDVTELDMPVEDGVKMIVSCGLVTPEVYGSIAGKKNPEPGLGPDGSPHGS